The Thermodesulfovibrio sp. 3462-1 genome contains the following window.
TACCTTCTTTAACTATAAAGAGTTTTAGAACCTCACCTGGAAGCACAGGAGGTCTCATTGCCTGAGCAAGTTCATTCATATTCAGTACAGGCACTCCTCTTAATTGAGCAATTTTTATGAGATTTAAATCATTTGTAATCAGTGTGCCTTTAAGAATTCTTGTAATTTCAACGAGTTTTATATCAACTTCCTTTATTTCAGGAATGTCTTTTTCCACAATCTCAAATCTTATTTTTTCAGCACTCTTAATTTTCTGAAGCACATCAAGTGCTCTTCTGCCTTTTGCTCTTCTCAGAGGATCTGGGGAGTCTGCAATATACTGGATTTCTTTTAAAACAAATCTTGGAATCAATAATGTGCCTTTTATGAAACCTAACTCTACAAGATCTGCAATTCTGCCATCTATGAGAACATTAGTATCAAGGATTTTAGGCTCTTGCCAGATAGCTTCTTTTTTAATTATCCATAGAATATCTGCAATTTTTATTGTCTGAGCTTTTTTTAAACCAAAAATTGCACCAGCATATCCAAAACCTGTAATAATGCTGAAAACAATAAATTTCAGATCATAGAAAATTAACAGAGGAATGCTTAAAAGAAGTCCTGTTAAAATTCCGAAAAAAAGCCCTAAAAATCCAAACAGTATTTGCGAACTATTCATTTTTTTGAAATTTGAGTATATGAAAAGCAGTAAAAAAATGCTTCCTGATAAGACAATCAGGCTTTTTATAATGGGATTGATGAAAAATGACTCACTTAAGGTGAAAAAACTAACAATACCAATAGTTATCACAAAAAGAAGAACTAACAGGCTCATGATCCCAGAATCATATAAAATTTTTTACCGCCTCTGTTTATCAGCACAAGAACATCAGGTCTTGAGATTCTCCGTATTGCCTTTTGAAAATCAGATGCAGAAACTATTCTTTGTCTTTCAATCTCCATTATTAAGTCTCCCTTTCTAAGTCCTGTGGTTTCAGCTGGTGAGCCAGGTTCAATTTTATAAACAACAACTCCTCGGTCTTCTAAATCTACTCCAATCTGTTTCGCCATTGATGGGTCAAGGTCAATTACTGATAGTCCTTTAAAGGGATTTTCAGGCTTTCCTGTTGATTTTTTTAAAATTTTTGTATCCTGAATCTGTTCTGAAGGAATTTGAGCAATTGTAACTGGTAGTGTATAAATCTGACTATCTCTGAAAATTTTTAGATTCACAATTGAGCCAATTTTACTTTGAGCTACAAGATTTCTAAGTATAGCACTTTCTGTTATTTGTTTGCCATCATATTCCAGAATTATGTCACCTCTGCGGAGTCCTGCTTTGTAAGCAGGTGAATTTTTTGTTACATCTGTAATGATAACTCCATATGCTTCTTTTAAATTAAATCTCTCAGCAAGCTCAGCTGTTAAGTCCTGAACCATTATTCCTATCCAGCCTCTTATTACCCTGCCTTCCTTTATTAAACTGTCTTTTATTATACGAGCCATATTACTTGGAACAGCAAATCCTATTCCCTGATATCCTCCAGTTTTTGAAAATATTGCTGTATTTATCCCTATAATTTCTCCTTTTATGTTTACAAGTGGGCCTCCTGAATTGCCTGGATTAATTGCTGCGTCTGTTTGGATAAAGTCTTCATAGTCTGCTATTCCCACATCTGCTCTTCCTGTAGCGCTTATTATTCCCATTGTAACAGTGTGAGTTAATCCATAGGGATTGCCAATGGCAAGGACAAAATCTCCTACCTGAAGTTTGTCACTATCTCCCCATGGAGCAACTGGTAAATCCTTTGCATTTATTTTAATTACTGCAAGATCGGTTTTAGGATCAGCACCAACTAAAGTGGCTTTAAATGTTCTTCTATCATAGAGAGTTACTTTTATGTCTTCTGCCTGTTCAATAACATGATAATTTGTAAGGATGTATCCATCAGTTGAAACAACTACTCCTGAGCCCATGCTCATTTCTTTCCATTTTTTACCTTGAGAATTTCCAAAAGGTGGTAAGAATTCAAAAAGATCTTCAAGTGTTGGCGGATTCTGGACAGTCCTTGTTGTAGAGATGTTTACAACTGAAGGAGAAACTGCTTTTACTATCTCAGCAAAGCTTTTAACAGGCTCAGCAATATCTCTATAAATAGGGATAGACTGTCTTGTTGTGGTTATGAGATAAAATAATGTTATCCCACTTAAACATCCAATGATGAAAGTTAAAATGATTAAAGCAAGTTTTTTTCTTGTCATTTTATCCTCTTTTAACCATTTTCCTGATCTCTCCAATCCTTAGAGTTATTTTATGGGAATCAAGATGCTCAAGATATGCTATAGCATATCTTCTTGTTGTATTAAGAAGATTTCTGAATTCAGAAACTGTCATCTCATTCTTTTTTGAAAAGAAATCTTTAAGCAGTTCAAGCATTTTGTTATAACTTTCCACTGGAAGATACAAAGAGTCATTTATTCGAACTATCTTTCCTTTCTTAACAATTATTTTCAATATGTCTGATAACTTTGATTCAGAGATTGAGAGTTTTTGAGCAATCTCTTCTTTAAGTGGAGGTTGAAATTCTCTTTGAAGTTCTCTTATTATTCTTTCCTCAAGCACGGGATCAATCTCTTCCCTCTGGGCTGACTTAAGCTTTACTGTGTTGCCTTCCACTGAAATTTCTTCAATATAGGGCAAAAGCATTAAAAGCTCAGAATCAACAGAGAGTTTTGTTTTCAGCTCTTCCTTGGGTAAACCTTCCTTAAATGGATTGGTTTGATGGAATTCTTTAAGTAAATTTAATAGAGATGATTTGAAATTATTGAAAACATCTATATGGAAAAGCTGATTTTCCGCCTTTATAATCTTTCGTTTTTCAAGAAGTTCATCTATGGCTTTTTTAATCTCTTTTAAATCTGCATTTATCCAGCCTTCAAGCTCAGATATTGAGACCCCCTTAAATGCCTTCCTTTTAATCTTGATTTCTATCTTTTGTGAAAGACTGCCACTGGAAAGCAATTCAAGATGCTCAGATTGTATTTCTCTCTTTTTTCTTGGTGGATCAGGATCAAGAACAATTCCTCCACCAAGAGTTTCAAGTGGAGAAAATCTTCGAAAAATAAATTTATCCTGAGCCATTGCCACTATGGGTTCCTGCAACTTCACATAAGCAAAGCTTTCTTCTTCAGGTAAAATTTCAGCTTTGTTGAAAAGCTTTATCCTGCCTACAGTTTCAGATGTAGTAAGATAAAAATGAATGGGGGCTCCGTTTTTGAGGGGACTTACATCTTTTAAAAGCTTTATCTTTACTTCCAGAAATGTAGTTAGTTTAAGTTTTTGAGGAATACTGACAACATCTCCTCTTTTAAGGTCTTCTTTTGATACTCCCTGAAGATTTATTCCAACTCTTTGTCCGGCATACGCTTCATCAAGTTTTTCTCCATGACTCTGAAGTCCTCTTATCCTTGAACTAATTCTTGCTGGAAGAATTTCTACAGGGGAGTCAACAGAGATTTTTCCTGAAAGAACTGTTCCTGTAACAACAGTTCCAAAACCCTTTAATGTGAAAACCCTGTCAATGGGCATTCTGAATATTCCACCAGTTGATTTTTCTTCAACTGATAAAGCGAGTTGTCTGATTTTTTCCTTTAAAAGCTCAATATTGTATCCAGTTTTAGCTGAAACTGGTATTATTTGAGCATTTTCAAGAAATGTTCCTTTAACAGCTTCCTTTACATCTTCTTTTGCAAGTTCTATTGTTTCTTCATCAACAAGATCTACTTTATTCAGAGCAATCAATCCTGATTTTATTTTTAACAAATCGCATATTGCCAGGTGTTCTTTTGTCTGAGGCATAACTCCTTCATCTGCAGCAACTACCAGCATTACTATATCAATTCCACCAACTCCTGCAAGCATGTTTTTGATGAGTCTTTCATGTCCTGGTACATCAACTATGCCAACAATCAGGTCTGGATATCTTATGTTTGCAAAACCAAGATCAATTGTTATACCTCTTTCTTTTTCCTCTTTTAGTCTGTCAGGATCAATTCCAGTTAATGCTTTTACTATAGCACTTTTACCGTGATCAATATGTCCTGCTGTGCCAAGAATTACTTTTTTCATCTGCTGAACTGAACGAAGTTTTTAAGAAGTGTAAGTCCTGTTTTCTGTGATTTTTCAGGATGAAACTGGGTGGCAAAAATATTCTCATAAATTATCATTGATGTAAAATCTGTGCCATAATCTGTAACTCCAGCAATAATCCTTTCGTCTTCTGGGACAACATAGTAAGAGTGAACAAAATAAAAATAGGAATTATCAGGAATGCCTTCCAGTATTTTGTTTTTTCTTTTGAATTTAACTACATTCCATCCCATATGAGGGATTTTGTATTGTCTTGGAAGATTGAATCTTACAACCCTTCCTTTAAATATATCAAGCCCTTTGCAAAATCCGAACTCTTCAGATTCACTAAAAAGTATCTGCATTCCCAGACATATTCCAAGATAAGGTTTACCATTAACAATTTCTTCTTTTATTGTTTGTAATAGTCCCAATTCTGAAAGGTTTTCCATGCAGTCACGGAAAGCTCCAACTCCGGGAAGCACAATAGCTCGGGCATTTTTAATATCCTCTGCATTCTGAGTTATTTTTACCTGAGCTTCCACTGCCTCTAATGCCCTTGAAACGCTTCTTATATTTCCCATTCCATAGTCAACAACTGCTATCATTTTTAAAGTTTACCATAAAATAAAAAGTTTTTTTAAATTTTCCCAGTCTTCATATGGTTTAAACACGGCATTTTTAAAGGTTTGCACTCTGAGGCTTCCATCTGGTAATTCTTTAATCTGAATTGCTCCATCTTCATCAGTTCTATAAATCTTGCATATTTTATTTATATTTTCAACAACTTCTTTATGAGGATGTCCATAAGGATTTTGTTTTCCTGCACTTATTATGCAAATTTCAGGCTCTGTTACTTTATAAAATTCTGGATAAAAAGAGCGTTTACTTCCATGATGGGGAATTTTTACTACCTCTGATTTTAAGTAATTCACAGGAATTGTCTGTAAAGCATCAATCCCAGCATCTGATGTGAAAAGAAAAGTTTTTTTAAAACATTGAAATTTAAATATCAGGCTTACTTCATTGCTATCCCTTGATAAAGAGGGGCTCCAGAATCCCTTATAGGGATGAAGTACTGTAAAAGAGCAACTGCCTACTTTTAAAACATCGCCTCTTTCAAGATGTCTGATTAAAATATCATTGGCAGGCTCTTTGCTGTAATTAATATATCCTGTGTCCCATATTTCTTTTATCTGGAAGTTTTCTAAAATTCTTTCAAATCCTCCTGCATGATCCTTTTGTTCATGAGTAATAATCAATATCAGCTCTTTAACGTCATAGGCTTTAAGAAACTGT
Protein-coding sequences here:
- a CDS encoding PIN domain-containing protein encodes the protein MNSSQILFGFLGLFFGILTGLLLSIPLLIFYDLKFIVFSIITGFGYAGAIFGLKKAQTIKIADILWIIKKEAIWQEPKILDTNVLIDGRIADLVELGFIKGTLLIPRFVLKEIQYIADSPDPLRRAKGRRALDVLQKIKSAEKIRFEIVEKDIPEIKEVDIKLVEITRILKGTLITNDLNLIKIAQLRGVPVLNMNELAQAMRPPVLPGEVLKLFIVKEGKEPEQGVAYLDDGTMVVVEEGKQYIGKTIDVVIHSVLQTGTGRMIFGKPKAEASEPHHEV
- a CDS encoding DegQ family serine endoprotease encodes the protein MTRKKLALIILTFIIGCLSGITLFYLITTTRQSIPIYRDIAEPVKSFAEIVKAVSPSVVNISTTRTVQNPPTLEDLFEFLPPFGNSQGKKWKEMSMGSGVVVSTDGYILTNYHVIEQAEDIKVTLYDRRTFKATLVGADPKTDLAVIKINAKDLPVAPWGDSDKLQVGDFVLAIGNPYGLTHTVTMGIISATGRADVGIADYEDFIQTDAAINPGNSGGPLVNIKGEIIGINTAIFSKTGGYQGIGFAVPSNMARIIKDSLIKEGRVIRGWIGIMVQDLTAELAERFNLKEAYGVIITDVTKNSPAYKAGLRRGDIILEYDGKQITESAILRNLVAQSKIGSIVNLKIFRDSQIYTLPVTIAQIPSEQIQDTKILKKSTGKPENPFKGLSVIDLDPSMAKQIGVDLEDRGVVVYKIEPGSPAETTGLRKGDLIMEIERQRIVSASDFQKAIRRISRPDVLVLINRGGKKFYMILGS
- the selB gene encoding selenocysteine-specific translation elongation factor gives rise to the protein MKKVILGTAGHIDHGKSAIVKALTGIDPDRLKEEKERGITIDLGFANIRYPDLIVGIVDVPGHERLIKNMLAGVGGIDIVMLVVAADEGVMPQTKEHLAICDLLKIKSGLIALNKVDLVDEETIELAKEDVKEAVKGTFLENAQIIPVSAKTGYNIELLKEKIRQLALSVEEKSTGGIFRMPIDRVFTLKGFGTVVTGTVLSGKISVDSPVEILPARISSRIRGLQSHGEKLDEAYAGQRVGINLQGVSKEDLKRGDVVSIPQKLKLTTFLEVKIKLLKDVSPLKNGAPIHFYLTTSETVGRIKLFNKAEILPEEESFAYVKLQEPIVAMAQDKFIFRRFSPLETLGGGIVLDPDPPRKKREIQSEHLELLSSGSLSQKIEIKIKRKAFKGVSISELEGWINADLKEIKKAIDELLEKRKIIKAENQLFHIDVFNNFKSSLLNLLKEFHQTNPFKEGLPKEELKTKLSVDSELLMLLPYIEEISVEGNTVKLKSAQREEIDPVLEERIIRELQREFQPPLKEEIAQKLSISESKLSDILKIIVKKGKIVRINDSLYLPVESYNKMLELLKDFFSKKNEMTVSEFRNLLNTTRRYAIAYLEHLDSHKITLRIGEIRKMVKRG
- the hisH gene encoding imidazole glycerol phosphate synthase subunit HisH, coding for MIAVVDYGMGNIRSVSRALEAVEAQVKITQNAEDIKNARAIVLPGVGAFRDCMENLSELGLLQTIKEEIVNGKPYLGICLGMQILFSESEEFGFCKGLDIFKGRVVRFNLPRQYKIPHMGWNVVKFKRKNKILEGIPDNSYFYFVHSYYVVPEDERIIAGVTDYGTDFTSMIIYENIFATQFHPEKSQKTGLTLLKNFVQFSR